From a region of the Argiope bruennichi chromosome 8, qqArgBrue1.1, whole genome shotgun sequence genome:
- the LOC129980748 gene encoding glutamate receptor ionotropic, kainate 5-like, with amino-acid sequence MQNYGNKLKDASFSAIETPSDQPFTWNPWIVLKNKTEAQGVILDLYDKLKGSGTVDFTYQYDAPYGGFIGPDGKWNGMIGDMINNVTDLAGPIFINEARAKAVDFAFPVDFSQLVIITGLVPAHKDPFLIFGVFPLAIWLLIFLAIFLSAATACLVYYLLSPSSKNWILRALLRYMWEFQIALIGKGFAGNNRWFMRDIWSNKSFRCLQSFWFLGCLVLMYVFQGTMVSTYAANRLKPQFESLEDFLNYPSVIVGTYENSYPVLCLEKLVNTRLESVFERIKKNLIKMDKGIPPWLDAVEAGKAAYIADTLYAKSIIGERFRVTGKCNIRVSTFDLCSGYIGLACRKGLKKKFLRSLDNG; translated from the exons AtgcaaaattatggaaataaactTAAAGATGCATCTTTTTCAGCAATTGAGACACCATCAGATCAGCCGTTCACA TGGAATCCATGGATTGTActgaaaaacaaaactgaagcACAAGGTGTTATTTTAGACTTATATGATAAGCTGAAGGGATCTGGGACAGTTGA ttTTACTTACCAGTATGACGCTCCTTATGGAGGATTTATTGGACCCGATGGTAAATGGAATGGCATGATTGGAGATATGATCAACaat gtTACCGATCTGGCAGGGCCTATTTTTATAAACGAAGCGAGGGCCAAAGCTGTAGATTTCGCCTTTCCCGTAGATTTCTCCCAGTTGGTTATAATAACCGGCTTGGTTCCCGCTCATAAAGATCCCTTCCTCATTTTTGGAGTTTTTCCTCTAGCA attTGGCTGCTGATTTTCCTTGCTATATTTCTTTCTGCTGCCACGGCATGCTTAGTATACTATCTGTTAAGTCCATCATCAAAAAACTGGATATTAAGAGCTCTACTCAGATATATGTGGGAATTTCAAATTGCCCTCATAGGTAAAG GATTTGCAGGAAACAACAGATGGTTCATGCGCGACATTTGGTCAAACAAGAGCTTTCGTTGTCTTCAAAGCTTCTGGTTTCTTGGTTGTCTAGTCCTCATGTATGTTTTCCAGGGAACGATGGTATCAACTTACGCAGCGAACAGATTAAAGCCTCAGTTTGAAAGCCTGGAGGATTTCTTGAATTATCCGAGCGTAATTGTTGGAACTTACGAAAACTCTTATCCTGTCTTGTGCCTGGAG aagctaGTGAATACCAGACTTGAATCTGTATtcgaaagaattaaaaagaaccTCATCAAGATGGATAAAGGCATACCACCATGGCTTGATGCAGTGGAAGCAGGAAAGGCTGCCTATATAGCCGACACTTTGTACGCCAAGTCCATAATCGGCGAGCGATTCAGGGTGACAGGGAAATGCAACATCCGAGTCTCCACTTTCGACTTATGTTCGGGATACATTGGGCTGGCATGCAGGAAAGGGTTAAAGAAGAAGTTTCTGAGAAGTCTCGACAACGGGTGA